DNA sequence from the Prolixibacter sp. SD074 genome:
GAGTACACGATGTACGAAGACGACGGCCATACGCGGGATGCATACAAAAAAGGCGGGTATGAATTGCTGCACTTCACACAGAAATCAAACACAGATAGCATGAAATTCCGGTTTGCCCGAAACGGTGGACAATATTCCGGTGCACCGGAAAACCGGGAGATGCGACTGGTTGTTCACCATGTAGGAGTTATCCATATTGTGCAGGTTGACAATGTCCAAATTCCGGTAAACGAGAATAAGGGACCATCACAATATTCCGCTGAGTTAAAAGATGATATTCTCGTTATTCATTTTCCGTGGAAGATGAGTGATGAAGTGACCATACAACTGAATTAATCGTTATTCTAAAAAAGAAAGTGATGCTTAGATTAAGAAACTTATTTGTATTGGCCCTGATGGCTGGCGTATTTTTTACCGCATGCAACGGTACGTCAAAGAAGAAAACCGAGAAAGCAGCCACCGAAAACGCTGCTACTGGTTCTGTTAAGTCAGAAGCTATTTTCCCCGATTGGTCCCGCGACGCCACCATTTATGAGGTAAACATCCGTCAGTATACCAAAGAAGGAACTTTTGCCGCTTTCGAAAAAAGCCTTCCGCGCCTGAAAAAACTGGGTGTTAATATTCTTTGGATTATGCCGATCAATCCCATTAGTGAAAAGAACCGCAAAGGTAAATTAGGTTCGTACTATGCTGTTCGGGATTATAAAGGCGTAAATCCGGAATTCGGCAACCTGGCTGATTTCAAACACCTGGTAGACAAAGCACATGAAATGGGCTTCCACGTACTGCTCGACTGGGTGGCTAATCACACCGGCTGGGACAACAAATGGATTACTGAACATCCCGATTGGTACACACAGGACTCGCTGGGTCACATTATCTCTCCCGTTCCGGACTGGACTGACGTAGCCGATTTGAATTACAACAATCCGAACATGCGCGCGGCCATGATCAACGCCATGAAATACTGGGTGAAAGAAGCCAACATCGACGGTTACCGTTGCGACGTTGCCGGCAGCGTTCCGGTCGATTTCTGGAACCAGGCGCGTACGGAACTGGATGCCATCAAGCCTGTTTTCATGCTGGCCGAAGATGCTGATAACATGGACCTGTTGAAGAAGGCATTCAATGCCAATTATGGCTGGCCTTTCCTTCACATCATGAACGAGATTTACAAGGGGGACAAAACCTCGGCTGATATCGTC
Encoded proteins:
- a CDS encoding alpha-amylase family glycosyl hydrolase, producing the protein MLRLRNLFVLALMAGVFFTACNGTSKKKTEKAATENAATGSVKSEAIFPDWSRDATIYEVNIRQYTKEGTFAAFEKSLPRLKKLGVNILWIMPINPISEKNRKGKLGSYYAVRDYKGVNPEFGNLADFKHLVDKAHEMGFHVLLDWVANHTGWDNKWITEHPDWYTQDSLGHIISPVPDWTDVADLNYNNPNMRAAMINAMKYWVKEANIDGYRCDVAGSVPVDFWNQARTELDAIKPVFMLAEDADNMDLLKKAFNANYGWPFLHIMNEIYKGDKTSADIVNYFEKTYAAYPKGSYPMIFTTNHDENSWNGTTYERLGDAVKTFSSLTFVVPGMPLIYSGQEAGLRKRLAFFEKDEIDWSDLSMSNFFHKLIQLKKDNNALWNGNSGGDFVTLENSAMPKVLTFSRQNNGNQVVSVFNLSPDPVSFEITGSFQEGTFKEAFTGQERTLNGIFKLDPWGYQIFVK